From Podospora bellae-mahoneyi strain CBS 112042 chromosome 3, whole genome shotgun sequence, the proteins below share one genomic window:
- a CDS encoding hypothetical protein (COG:S; EggNog:ENOG503P44W) translates to MPPRRSTRATTKAASQSKLNFSNKITKPLPSRPNQKDKAVKLEEAITRTATPSPPPFSEPAPEQELSPAEVNAAKVSQAAINRYWKGIEDSRLAKEVHKKHGTGLGTGEKILRYFDVSSQFGPCVGITRLERWQRAERLGLNPPIEVLAVIVKEGRGEEKAHLDQLLSSTAIGERE, encoded by the exons ATGCCACCCCGCCGCTCTACCCGAGCGACAACCAAGGCCGCCAGTCAATCCAAGCTGAACTTCTCCAACAAAATCACCAAAccgctcccctcccgccccaaTCAAAAAGACAAGGCTGTCAAGCTTGAGGAAGCCATCACAAGAAcagccaccccctcccctccccccttctccgaGCCAGCTCCTGAACAAGAACTTTCGCCGGCAGAGGTCAACGCGGCAAAGGTTTCGCAGGCGGCGATTAATCGTTACTGGAAGGGGATTGAAGACTCGAGACTGGCGAAGGAAGTTCACAAGAAGCATGGGACTGGGTTGGGGACGGGGGAAAAGATTTTGAGGTATTTTGACGTTAGCAGTCAGTTTGGG CCATGTGTGGGGATTACACGACTCGAGAGGTGgcagagggcggagaggctGGGACTCAACCCGCCGATtgaggtgctggcggtgattgtcaaggaggggaggggggaggagaaggcacATTTGGATCAGTTGTTGAGTAGTACTGCgattggggagagggagtaa
- a CDS encoding hypothetical protein (EggNog:ENOG503NTVS; COG:H) codes for MSDSEPDLELLELLRQHIAGKPQVAAEPDTGVLESAEYVYNNSIDVALDMRSCKNAARAIYSQMQTKSYSPATWAAHELHPHPSKGDKPEDVVAFIFTMDLLNFCFWSERGEEERFSIEYKGRRWTGYWSLVAALQRALEEGIPITDPHFWQNEEELTLSTLKHVFRSATSEEMPLLAARLSCLREAGQILYEKFSCHPLHLVTSSNNSAARLVNTLASNFSCFNDTHSPPSFPRKKPIRLLKRAQILVADLWACFEGQGPYGKFYDIDKITMFADYRIPQMLNQLGCIQYSPPLETTVQLKRDIPSGSNWEIQLRACSIWCVELIRREILRENPGARVNAILIDFFLYDTIKEMENDGRERAPHHRTRSIWY; via the exons ATGTCAGACTCGGAACCAGATCTTGAactcctcgagctcctccgccaacaCATCGCCGGTAAACCACAAGTCGCCGCTGAGCCAGACACGGGCGTCCTTGAATCAGCCGAATATGTCTACAACAACTCCATCGACGTAGCCCTCGACATGCGGTCGTGCAAAAACGCCGCCAGAGCCATCTACTCTCAGATGCAAACAAAGTCTTACTCACCGGCCACCTGGGCGGCACACGAgcttcaccctcacccatcaAAGGGTGACAAGCCAGAGGATGTGGTGGCCTTTATCTTCACCATGGATCTTTTGaacttttgtttttggagtgagaggggtgaagaagagaggtTTTCCATCGAGTacaaggggaggagatggacaGGGTATTGGAGTTTGGTGGCTGCTTTACAgagggcgttggaggagg GCATCCCCATAACAGACCCTCACTTCTGGCAAAACGAAGAAGAactcaccctctccaccctcaaACACGTCTTCCGCTCCGCCACCTCGGAAGAAAtgcccctcctcgccgcccgtCTCTCCTGTCTCCGTGAAGCCGGCCAGATTCTCTATGAGAAATTCTCctgccaccccctccacctcgtaacctcctccaacaactccGCCGCTCGCCTggtcaacaccctcgcctccaACTTTTCCTGCTTCAACGacacccactcccccccttccttcccccgCAAGAAacccatccgcctcctcaaacgcGCCCAGATCCTCGTCGCCGATCTCTGGGCTTGCTTCGAGGGCCAAGGCCCCTACGGCAAATTTTACGACATTGATAAGATAACCATGTTTGCCGACTACCGCATCCCGCAGATGCTCAACCAGCTCGGCTGCATCCAGTACAGCCCACCCCTCGAAACCACCGTGCAGCTCAAACGTGACATCCCCTCGGGTAGCAACTGGGAGATCCAGCTCCGGGCGTGCAGTATCTGGTGTGTGGAGTTGATACGGAGGGAGATATTGAGAGAAAATCCAGGGGCGAGGGTGAATGCGATTTTGATTGATTTTTTCCTCTATGATACCatcaaggagatggagaacgacgggagggagagggcgccGCATCATCGGACGAGGAGTATCTGGTATTAA
- the UBA2 gene encoding E1 ubiquitin-activating protein uba2 (EggNog:ENOG503NWF7; COG:O) — MSSDPEFDGVSPLTEAKKSRVLMVGAGGIGCELLKNLVLTGFGETHIVDLDTIDLSNLNRQFLFRQEHIKKSKALVATEAAQKFNPNVKIVPYHANIKDPQFNIEWFSSFRIVFNALDNLEARRHVNKMCLAANVPLIESGTTGFNGQVQVIKKGVTACYDCTAKETPKSFPVCTIRSTPSQPIHCIVWGKSYLLNEIFGTSEDESAFDHTTDADNAKEIEELKRESEALRSIRQSVGTPEFSEALFQKVFNTDIVRLRSMEDMWKSRKPPEPLDYKVLMEKASNLDKEAVVEDQQKVWTLEENLIVFNDSLDRLSKRVMESKAAGQDAVITFDKDDEDTLDFVAASANIRSTLFGIDRKSKFDIKQMAGNIIPAIATTNAIVAGLCVLEAFKVLKGQYSQAKEIFLTPFATQRLLGSDKAREPNPACPVCSSFQIRSLVDFSKATLNDFVEDFVKEELGYGEKEFAISTEVGIIYDPDETDNLEKKLSELGIKSDSFLTITDEDDELVNVVVALSESKEPLEDKPVKGIFSSEKKIEIPAKPKQPATETNGAASDSPPLVVSLTKPTDGVTPAKRSHPDSEEGIAKKVKTIAAGADEEGDIVIVDDAPLDAGGSSSEGAIVIDD, encoded by the exons ATGTCGTCAGACCCCGAATTCGACGGCGTGTCACCGCTGACCGAAGCTAAGAAGTCGCGGGTGCTCATGGTCGGCGCTGGGGGCATCGGATGCGAATTACTCAAGAACCTCGTCTTGACCGGCTTTGGAGAGACGCACATCGTCGACCTCGACACAATCGACCTTAGCAACCTGAATCGACAGTTTCTCTTTCGACAGGAACACATCAAGAAGTCGAAAGCGCTG GTCGCCACAGAGGCTGCGCAAAAGTTCAACCCGAACGTCAAGATCGTCCCATACCATGCGAACATCAAGGACCCTCAGTTCAACATTGAGTGGTTTAGCAGCTTTAGGATAGTTTTCAACGCCCTCGACAACTTGGAGGCCCGACGACATGTGAACAAGATGTGCTTGGCGGCCAATGTGCCACTGATTGAGAGCGGCACCACCGGGTTCAATGGCCAGGTTcaggtcatcaagaagggcgTGACGGCCTGCTATGACTGCACAGCCAAGGAAACACCGAAATCGTTCCCAGTTTGCACGATTCGCAGCACACCGAGCCAGCCGATTCACTGCATCGTCTGGGGTAAGAGCTACCTCCTAAATGAAATCTTTGGCACAAGCGAGGACGAGTCCGCCTTCGATCACACCACCGATGCTGATAATGCGAAGGAGATTGAAGAGCTGAAGAGGGAGTCAGAGGCACTGCGGAGTATTCGACAGTCAGTCGGCACACCAGAGTTCAGCGAAGCTCTCTTCCAGAAAGTGTTCAACACAGATATTGTCCGGTTGAGGTCGATGGAAGATATGTGGAAGAGCAGGAAGCCACCCGAGCCACTCGACTACAAGGTCctgatggagaaggcgtcTAACCTTGACAAGGAAGCCGTGGTCGAAGACCAACAAAAGGTTTGGACTCTGGAAGAGAATTTGATTGTCTTTAACGACAGTCTCGATCGGCTCAGCAAGCGCGTAATGGAAAGCAAAGCTGCCGGCCAAGATGCTGTCATCACTTTCGacaaggacgacgaggacacCCTCGACTTTGTCGCTGCCAGTGCCAATATTCGATCGACACTCTTCGGCATCGACCGGAAATCAAAGTTCGACATCAAGCAAATGGCGGGTAATATCATTCCtgccatcgccaccaccaatgcCATTGTGGCTGGCCTCTGTGTTTTGGAGGCGTTCAAAGTCCTCAAGGGCCAGTACAGCCAGGCGAAGGAAATCTTCCTCACTCCTTTTGCTACCCAAAGACTGCTTGGATCCGACAAGGCGCGAGAGCCAAATCCCGCCTGCCCGGTCTGCAGCTCGTTCCAGATACGGTCGCTGGTAGACTTTTCCAAAGCTACGCTCAATGACTTTGTGGAGGACTTTGTCAAAGAGGAGCTTGGCtatggggagaaggagtttgcTATTAGCACGGAGGTGGGAATCATCTATGATCCTGATGAAACGGATAATTTGGAGAAGAAGTTGTCCGAGCTTG GCATCAAATCTGactccttcttgaccattaccgatgaggatgacgagctCGTCAATGTGGTTGTCGCCCTTTCAGAATC GAAAGAGCCTCTCGAGGATAAACCTGTCAAGGGGATTTTCTCCTCTGAGAAGAAGATCGAGATCCCAGCCAAGCCTAAGCAGCCAGCTACGGAAACCAACGGCGCTGCCAGCGATAGTCCCCCGCTTGTGGTCTCCCTCACGAAGCCTACTGACGGTGTCACGCCCGCTAAGCGCTCTCACCCCGATAGTGAAGAGGGGATTGCGAAGAAGGTCAAGACGAtcgctgctggtgctgatgagGAAGGCGATATCGTCATAGTGGACGATGCGCCTTTGGACGCTGGTGGTAGTAGTAGTGAGGGGGCGATTGTCATTGATGATTAA
- a CDS encoding hypothetical protein (COG:Q; EggNog:ENOG503Q49F), with protein MSVQYPLKGKIALVTGASSGIGHAIAKRFAQEGAKVIMASRKAGVKPKFDRRLVVGFNNPTLHVPYHMNITVKEHWETLLKRHPKIDILINSAGISQTKLLLHTGKFEIDELLSTNLLGTILGCKYIGKSMIAHTTAARRSAKAAAAAHWESKLSSPSTPSSSEPVQEIDITTEQAELPQSQKLTPEEEEDEETTPITPEPPQLHPGSYRTGSQGVIINIASLLATKAITGSAVYAATKAGVLGLTNTLAMEYGQSGVRVNAIVPGYIHTPMTKDMTNIDKLQNLIPLQRFGTPDEVADAASFLAKNQYANNCILNLDGGLSA; from the exons atgTCTGTTCAATACCCCCTCAAAGGCAAAATCGCCCTCGTAACTGGTGCTTCCTCAGGCATAGGCCACGCAATCGCGAAACGCTTCGCCCAAGAAGGCGCCAAAGTCATCATGGCCTCCCGCAAAGCTGGCGTAAAGCCCAAGTTCGACCGCAGGCTCGTCGTAGGCTTCAACAATCCCACCCTCCACGTCCCCTACCACATGAACATAACAGTCAAAGAACACTGGGAAACCCTCCTAAAACGTCAC cccaaaatcgacatcctcatcaactcAGCCGGCATCTCCCaaaccaaactcctccttcacaCCGGCAAGTTTGAAATCGACGAgctcctctccaccaacctcctcggcacAATCCTCGGTTGCAAGTACATTGGCAAGTCCATGATCGCCCACACAACCGCGGCCCGCCGCTCAgccaaagccgccgccgccgcccactGGGAGTCCAAactctcttctccctcaaccccatcatcatctgaACCAGTCCAAGAAAttgacatcaccaccgaacAAGCCGAGCTCCCCCAAAGTCAAAAACTCaccccagaagaagaggaggacgaagaaacaacccccatcacccccgaaCCCCCCCAGCTCCACCCAGGAAGCTACAGAACTGGCTCCCAGGgtgtcatcatcaacatcgctTCCTTGCTGGCAACAAAAGCAATCACAGGCAGCGCAGTCTACGCCGCCACCAAAGCCGGGGTTTTGGGTTTGACAAATACCCTAGCAATGGAGTACGGACAGTCGGGTGTAAGAGTCAATGCTATTGTACCAGGATACATCCACACCCCAATGACAAAAG ATATGACCAACATCGACAAATTACaaaacctcatccccctccaacgcTTCGGCACCCCAGACGAAGTCGCCGAtgccgcctccttcctcgccaaaaACCAGTACGCTAATAACTGCATTCTCAACCTCGATGGTGGACTCAGCGCTTGA
- the LCB3 gene encoding Long-chain base-1-phosphate phosphatase (COG:I; EggNog:ENOG503NUZW) has translation MCKPANGSGSGSELPVAPLPVSGDEKAKDVVVDAGLKSLDHYRRALPKWRYSLRQCLLPLVRWETPYLAAFQNAVRTPALDSYFAITANLGTHTFFMIGLPILFWCGFRGFGKGLVHILAEGVFFTGFLKDMCSLPRPLSPPLQRITMSGSAALEYGFPSTHSANAVSVAVYAILMLRSDHNIYSPTTTIALEALAYFYALSIVIGRLYCGMHGFIDVIIGSIMGTAISLVEFYYAPAVEEWMYSSNYAAPLIVALIILVLVRVHPEPADDCPCFDDSVAFAGVMIGLECGMWRFARYSPYATIYNGSDATFSLAAMGWPLSIGRVVFGVLMIFAWREAMKPALLKFLPHLYRLLERVGMSLPRRFFVPASEYKDVPLHVRDDNLIPNVSDFPKVMRSIRGPGRGRSVSIGPQSAADAYETLAYRERRRRESLEGDNGGVKSKGSLTSLRESAAKQSGVHVFEDGGKSSGVQQQNGRVAEFEKMMGTGTVVVANEEEMVLGVEDELGEKEVFSRLVKPRVRYDVEVVTKLVVYTGIAWLAVDLILVTFEMIGLGAGHLVAAAP, from the exons ATGTGTAAACCTGCGAAcggctcgggctcgggctcAGAGCTCCCAGTTGCCCCGCTACCTGTCAGTGGTGACGAGAAGGCgaaggatgtggtggtggatgctgGATTGAAGAGCCTCGACCATT ATCGGCGAGCGCTTCCAAAATGGCGATATTCTTTGCGACAATGCCTCCTGCCCCTCGTGCGGTGGGAGACACCCTATCTCGCCGCTTTCCAGAATGCCGTACGAACACCAGCTCTCGATAGCTACTTTGCGATCACGGCCAACCTTGGCACACATACATTCTTTATGATTGGGCTGCCGATCCTGTTCTGGTGCGGCTTCAGGGGCTTTGGAAAGGG ACTCGTTCATATCCTTGCTGAAGGCGTCTTCTTCACCGGCTTCCTCAAAGACATGTGCTCCCTCCCTCGTCCGctctcaccacctctccaGCGCATCACCATGTCTGGCTCTGCTGCTCTCGAATAcggcttcccctccacccactccGCCAACGCAGTCTCTGTTGCAGTCTACGCTATCCTCATGTTGCGAAGTGACCATAACATCTACTCGCCCACCACGACCATTGCCCTCGAAGCCCTTGCTTACTTTTACGCTCTCTCGATTGTTATCGGCCGTCTTTACTGCGGTATGCACGGGTTCATCGACGTCATTATCGGGTCTATTATGGGAACGGCTATCTCTCTCGTTGAGTTTTACTACGCCCCGGCTGTGGAAGAGTGGATGTACTCTTCCAACTACGCCGCTCCCTTGATCGTGGCGTTAATCATTCTTGTGCTTGTGCGTGTTCACCCCGAGCCAGCAGACGACTGCCCATGCTTCGACGACAGCGTGGCTTTTGCCGGTGTGATGATCGGGTTGGAGTGCGGTATGTGGCGGTTTGCGAGGTACTCCCCTTATGCCACTATCTACAACGGGTCAGACGCTACGTTCTCCCTCGCTGCGATGGGGTGGCCCTTGTCTATTGGTCGCGTCGTTTTTGGCGTTCTGATGATCTTCGCCTGGAGAGAGGCGATGAAGCCAGCTCTGTTGAAGTTCCTGCCTCATTTGTATAGGTTGTTAGAACGTGTGGGCATGTCCCTGCCCAGAAGGTTCTTCGTGCCGGCGAGCGAGTACAAGGATGTGCCGCTGCATGTGAGGGACGATAACCTGATTCCAAATGTATCTGATTTTCCCAAGGTGATGAGGAGCATCAGGGGCCCGGGTCGCGGTAGGAGCGTGAGTATCGGGCCGCAAAGTGCGGCGGATGCGTATGAGACGTTGGCGTATCGCgagcggagaaggagggagtcTTTGGAGGGTGACAATGGTGGGGTGAAGAGCAAGGGGAGCTTGACGTCTCTTAGGGAGAGTGCGGCGAAGCAGAGCGGGGTGCATgtttttgaggatggggggaagagtTCTGgggtgcagcagcagaatgggagggtggcggagtttgagaagatgatggggacGGGAACGGTCGTGGTTGCtaatgaggaggagatggtgcttggtgtggaggatgagttgggggagaaggaggttttCTCGAGGCTGGTGAAGCCGAGAGTGAGGTATGATGTGGAGGTAGTGACCAAGCTGGTTGTTTACACGG GAATCGCTTGGTTGGCCGTGGATCTGATTCTCGTCACTTTTGAGATGATTGGGCTTGGTGCGGGGCacttggtggcggcggcaccaTGA